The following proteins are encoded in a genomic region of Rhizobium sp. CCGE531:
- the mmsB gene encoding multiple monosaccharide ABC transporter permease, whose product MSSANPATESSHVVSIGDHIRNNIREYGMLIALVVIMLLFQYLTNGVLFRPQNLTNIVLQNSFIVIMALGMLLVIVAGHIDLSVGSVVGFVGAVAGVLVVQMHMNLALATVICLLMGAAVGAWHGYFIAYHRIPSFIVTLSGMLVFRGLTYTIINTTGNGSSIGPFPPAFQIVATGFIPDFADMGGIHSTSIFLTIAIPIVMFLLAWRGRSVNEKHGIDVEPFSFFIGQNLVIAAATIFIGYQISSYRGLPNVLVLMLLLIALYGFATQRTTIGRRIYAMGGNEKATKLSGIDTRRLTFYTFINMGILASIAGIIIATRLNSATAKGGDGLELDVIAACFIGGASASGGVGKVTGAVIGALIMGVLNQGMSILGYQTDSQKMIKGAVLLAAVFIDVYNKNKG is encoded by the coding sequence ATGAGTTCGGCCAACCCAGCCACGGAAAGCAGCCACGTCGTTTCGATCGGCGACCACATCCGCAACAACATCCGCGAATACGGCATGTTGATCGCGCTCGTCGTCATCATGCTGCTGTTCCAGTATCTCACCAACGGCGTTCTGTTCAGGCCGCAAAACCTGACCAACATCGTGCTGCAGAACTCGTTCATCGTCATCATGGCGCTCGGCATGCTGCTGGTCATCGTGGCCGGCCATATCGACCTGTCCGTGGGTTCGGTGGTCGGCTTCGTCGGCGCGGTTGCGGGCGTGCTGGTCGTGCAGATGCATATGAACCTGGCGCTCGCGACGGTCATTTGTCTTCTGATGGGAGCCGCGGTCGGCGCCTGGCACGGATATTTCATCGCCTACCATCGTATCCCATCGTTTATCGTCACGCTTTCCGGCATGCTGGTTTTCCGTGGCTTGACCTATACGATCATCAACACGACCGGCAATGGCAGCAGCATCGGCCCGTTCCCGCCGGCCTTCCAGATCGTCGCGACCGGCTTCATTCCGGATTTTGCCGATATGGGCGGCATCCATTCGACGTCGATCTTCCTGACTATCGCCATCCCGATCGTCATGTTCCTCCTCGCGTGGCGCGGTCGCAGCGTGAACGAGAAGCATGGCATCGATGTCGAGCCTTTCAGCTTCTTTATCGGCCAGAATCTGGTAATCGCCGCCGCGACCATCTTCATCGGCTATCAGATTTCCTCCTACAGAGGATTGCCGAACGTCCTGGTTCTCATGTTGCTGCTGATTGCCCTTTACGGCTTCGCGACGCAGCGCACGACGATCGGTCGCCGCATCTATGCGATGGGCGGCAACGAGAAGGCGACGAAGCTTTCGGGCATCGATACCCGGCGCCTGACCTTCTACACCTTCATCAACATGGGCATTCTTGCCAGCATCGCCGGCATCATCATCGCCACGCGCCTGAATTCGGCAACGGCCAAGGGCGGCGACGGCCTTGAGCTCGACGTGATCGCGGCTTGCTTCATCGGTGGCGCTTCGGCCTCCGGCGGCGTCGGCAAGGTGACGGGCGCCGTTATCGGTGCCTTGATCATGGGTGTCCTGAACCAGGGCATGTCGATCCTCGGGTACCAGACGGACTCGCAGAAGATGATCAAGGGTGCGGTCCTGCTCGCCGCTGTGTTCATCGACGTCTACAACAAGAACAAGGGCTGA
- the mmsA gene encoding multiple monosaccharide ABC transporter ATP-binding protein, which produces MDNTILEMRSITKSFPGVNALENVNLKVRQGEIHALVGENGAGKSTLMKVLSGVYPAGTYDGDIYYDGAVRQFRTIKDSEEIGVIIIHQELALVPLLSIAENIFLGNEVVANGMINWQETFTRTKQLLAKVGLRESPNTLVTDIGVGKQQLVEIAKALSKSVKLLILDEPTASLNESDSDALLNLLMEFRNQGITSIIITHKLNEVRKVADQITVLRDGMTVKALNCHEEEISEDIIIRNMVGRELADRYPPRSVPIGETIFEVKNWNAFHQQHRDRQVLHDININVRKGEVVGIAGLMGAGRTEFAMSVFGKSYGHKISGEVFVDGKQVDTSTVRRAIDAGLAYVTEDRKQLGLVLTNNILHNTTLANLMGVSRATVIDDVRELQVATNYRAKLRIRSSGVFQEAGNLSGGNQQKVVLSKWLFSDPDVLILDEPTRGIDVGAKYEIYSIINQLAADGKGVLMISSEMPELLGTCDRIYVMNEGRIVAELPKAEASQESIMRAIMRSGEKHQ; this is translated from the coding sequence ATGGACAATACCATCCTCGAAATGCGGAGCATCACCAAGTCGTTCCCCGGTGTGAACGCCTTGGAAAATGTCAATCTCAAGGTCCGTCAGGGCGAGATTCATGCTTTGGTCGGCGAAAATGGAGCCGGCAAGTCTACTCTCATGAAGGTGCTATCGGGCGTTTACCCGGCCGGCACTTACGACGGCGACATCTACTATGATGGCGCGGTCCGCCAGTTCAGGACCATCAAGGACTCCGAAGAAATCGGCGTCATCATCATCCATCAGGAGCTGGCGCTCGTTCCGCTTCTGTCGATTGCCGAAAATATCTTCCTGGGCAATGAGGTCGTCGCCAATGGCATGATCAATTGGCAGGAAACCTTCACCCGCACCAAGCAACTCCTTGCCAAGGTCGGCCTCAGGGAATCTCCGAATACGCTCGTGACCGACATCGGCGTCGGCAAGCAGCAGCTCGTCGAGATCGCCAAGGCCTTGTCGAAGAGCGTCAAGCTTCTCATTCTCGACGAGCCGACGGCATCGCTCAACGAAAGCGATTCCGATGCTCTCCTCAATCTCCTCATGGAGTTCCGCAACCAGGGCATCACTTCGATCATCATCACGCACAAGCTCAACGAAGTGCGCAAGGTGGCCGATCAGATCACGGTATTGCGCGACGGCATGACGGTGAAGGCACTGAACTGCCACGAGGAAGAGATCAGCGAAGACATCATCATTCGCAATATGGTGGGACGCGAGCTCGCCGACCGCTATCCGCCGCGCTCGGTGCCGATCGGCGAGACCATCTTCGAAGTCAAGAACTGGAATGCGTTCCATCAACAGCACCGCGACCGCCAGGTCCTGCACGATATCAATATCAATGTGCGCAAGGGCGAAGTGGTAGGCATTGCCGGTCTGATGGGCGCGGGACGCACCGAATTCGCCATGAGCGTCTTCGGCAAGTCCTACGGTCACAAGATCAGCGGTGAAGTCTTCGTCGACGGCAAGCAGGTCGATACCAGCACCGTTCGCAGGGCGATCGACGCCGGCCTCGCCTATGTTACGGAAGACCGAAAGCAACTCGGCCTCGTTCTGACGAACAATATCCTGCACAATACGACGCTTGCCAATTTGATGGGCGTCTCCAGGGCAACGGTCATCGACGACGTTCGCGAGTTGCAGGTGGCGACGAACTATCGCGCCAAGCTGCGCATCCGTTCGTCCGGCGTCTTCCAGGAGGCAGGCAACCTGTCCGGCGGCAACCAGCAGAAGGTGGTGCTGTCGAAGTGGCTGTTCTCGGATCCGGATGTCCTGATCCTCGACGAGCCGACGCGCGGCATCGACGTCGGCGCCAAGTACGAAATCTATTCCATCATCAACCAGCTTGCCGCCGACGGAAAGGGCGTTCTGATGATCTCATCGGAAATGCCTGAGCTTCTCGGCACCTGCGACCGCATCTACGTCATGAATGAGGGTCGAATCGTTGCCGAGCTGCCGAAGGCAGAGGCAAGCCAGGAGAGTATCATGCGCGCTATCATGCGCTCAGGGGAGAAGCATCAATGA
- the chvE gene encoding multiple monosaccharide ABC transporter substrate-binding protein, whose translation MKSIISLMAGAAFGVATLVVPAFAADKGTVGIAMPTKASARWIDDGNNIVKQLQAAGYGTDLQYGDDDIPNQLSQIENMVTKGDKVLVVASIDGTTLSDVLQKAHDAGIKVIAYDRLIRNSGNVDYYATFDNFKVGVLQAGSIVDALGLKDGKGPFNIELFGGSPDDNNAFFFYDGAMSVLKPYIDSGKLVVKSGQMGMDKVGTLRWDPATAQARMDNLLSAYYTDTHVDAVLSPYDGLSIGILSSLKGVGYGSGGVKLPIVTGQDSEIPSVKSIIAGEQHSTIFKDTRDLAKVTVGMVNALMEGKTPEVNDSKTYDNGVKVVPSYLLTPVAVDKTNYEKILVEGGYYKADQLK comes from the coding sequence ATGAAATCCATTATCTCATTGATGGCCGGCGCTGCGTTCGGCGTCGCTACGCTGGTGGTACCTGCCTTCGCGGCGGACAAGGGCACGGTAGGCATCGCCATGCCGACCAAGGCTTCGGCCCGCTGGATCGATGACGGCAACAACATCGTCAAGCAGCTCCAGGCTGCCGGCTACGGCACCGACCTGCAGTATGGCGACGACGATATTCCGAACCAGCTCTCGCAGATCGAGAACATGGTCACCAAGGGCGACAAGGTTCTCGTCGTCGCTTCGATCGACGGCACCACGCTGTCCGACGTTCTGCAGAAGGCCCACGATGCCGGCATCAAGGTCATTGCTTATGACCGCCTGATCCGCAACAGCGGCAACGTCGACTATTATGCGACGTTCGACAACTTCAAGGTCGGCGTTCTCCAGGCTGGCTCGATCGTCGATGCCCTCGGCCTCAAGGACGGCAAGGGTCCGTTCAACATCGAGCTGTTCGGCGGTTCTCCGGACGATAACAACGCCTTCTTCTTCTATGACGGCGCAATGTCGGTCCTGAAGCCCTACATCGACAGTGGCAAGCTGGTCGTGAAGTCCGGCCAGATGGGCATGGACAAGGTCGGTACGCTGCGTTGGGACCCGGCAACGGCCCAGGCTCGTATGGACAACCTGCTGTCGGCTTATTACACCGACACCCACGTCGACGCCGTTCTGTCTCCGTATGACGGCCTGTCGATCGGTATCCTCTCCTCGCTCAAGGGCGTTGGTTACGGTTCCGGCGGCGTGAAGCTCCCGATCGTTACCGGTCAGGACTCCGAAATTCCGTCGGTCAAGTCGATCATCGCCGGCGAGCAGCACTCCACGATCTTCAAGGACACCCGTGACCTCGCCAAGGTCACCGTCGGCATGGTCAACGCTCTGATGGAAGGCAAGACGCCTGAAGTCAACGACAGCAAGACCTACGACAACGGCGTCAAGGTTGTTCCGTCCTACCTGCTGACCCCGGTCGCAGTCGACAAGACCAACTACGAGAAGATCCTCGTCGAAGGCGGTTACTACAAGGCTGATCAGCTGAAGTAA